The following nucleotide sequence is from Pseudonocardia sp. C8.
GATCTCTCCGACGCCGAGTTCCATGCGCGCTACTCGTGCGACCGCTACACCGCGACGGTGCTGTCCAACCGGATGCGCTACATCGTCGAGCACATGTGCACCAACCTGCTGCACCACGCCTTCTCCGGCATCCTGCGGGACTGGTACGACTTCGCCGCCACGATCTCCGGGCCGAAGTCGACCAACTACTCGATGTCCACGGTGTCCAACAGCCTGGTGCTCTTCTCCGGCGCCATGGAACACGCGGTGCGCAACGCCGTGGAGGAGTTCGGCATCGACAAGCTCCGCCAGGGTGACGTGCTGATGGTCAACGATCCCTACCGGGCCGGCAACCACGTCAACGACATCTGCTTCATCCGCCCGGTCTTCCACGACGGCGAGATCGTGACATTCGTGGCACTGCGCGCCCACCAGCTCGACATGGGCGGCGTCGTGCCCGCCGGCTTCTCCGCGGTCAAGAAGGACGTCTACGAGAACGGGCTCGTCATCCCGCCGATGCTCATCTACCGGGACGACGAGCCCATCGACCACGGCTTCCACCTGATCTTCGACAACGCCAGGTACGCCGCGCTCCTGCTCCCGGACATGATCACGATCTACCAGAACCTGCTGCTCGGCGAGCGGCTGATGCGCGAGAGCATCGAGCGCTACGGCGTCGAGGCCTGGCTCGGCGGCATCCGCTACAGCGTCGACGTGCCGGCCGAGTCGATGGCCGAGGCGATCGCCGCAATCCCGGACGGCGTATACACCGGCGGTGACCTGGTCGACGCGGACGGGATCGACGACACCCGCGAGTACGAGATCAAGGTGACGATCACCAAGATCGGCTCGCACATGGAGCTCGACTTCAGCGGGACCTCGGAACAGGCGCGGACCAGCATCAACTGCGGCATGTTCGACACGCTGACCGCCGTGGGTATCGCCCTGAAGTACATGCTCGACCCGACCACGCCGTTCAACTCCGGCGTCTACCGCAACGTCGACGTCGTCGTGCCGCCCGGCACCCTGATCGGTGCGACCCCGCCCGACGGTGCTGTCTTCATCTACTGGGAGGCCTCGCAGCCGGTGCTGCTCTCGGTGTTCCGAGCGCTGCAGGCGGCGGTCGGGGAGGACGCCGTCGCCGGCGACTACGGCTCGCTGTCGATCCACAACGGTCACGGGGTCACCGAGGACGGCACGCCCTGGGTCACGGTGGCGCAGTGCGGCGGCGAGCACGGCCCGTGGGGTGCCACCAAGCACGGCGACGCCGACTCCTACAACGCCATCTACCTGGCCAACAACCTCGACCCGGCGACCGAGGCCATCGAGTCGGACCTGCCGATCGTCGTCCTCCGCAAGGAGTACGTGATCGACTCGGCCGGGATCGGCTACCACCGTGGCGGCGCGGCCGCGTTGCGGGACAGCATGTTCCTGACCCCGGCGAACCACACGTCGAGCCCGGTGCACACCAAGCGGAGCAGCGGTACCGGCGTGGTCGGCGGCGGTGACGGCCGGCCCGGTGCCGTGTGGCTGCTGCCGGCCGAGCACTACGACGTCGCGGAGCGCAAGGATCTCGTCCCGCTCGAGGACCCGGAGGTCTACCGCACGTCCACGCCGATCAGCGGGCTGCTCGACCCCGAGACCAAGGCACCCGACCCCGAGAAGGGCGAGTACTTCTGGTTCGGCACCCAGCCACTCTGGCGCACCCAACCCCGGGACGTCTTCCGCTACATCACCAACGGCGGAGGGGGCTGGGGCAATCCCCTGGAGCGGGAGCCCGAGCGGGTGCTGCGTGACGTCCGCGACGAGTACTTCTCGATCGAGGCGGCGGCGCGCGACTTCGGTGTGGTGATCAGCGGCGACCCGCACACGGACCCGGAGGGCCTCGTCGTCGACGAGGAGGCCACCCGCCGGCGGCGGGCGGACCTGCTCACCCGGCAGGCCTGATCGGACGTACTCATGCCCGGCCCTCCCCCACGCGTCCACGAAGGAGCTCCGTGCTCGCCACCGGAAACCTGACCCTGAACCACCTGCTCGCCCACCGCGCCGAGACCGACGGTGACCGCATCGGCCTGATCTGGGAGTCCGCCGACGGCCGGTGGGCCGAGATGTCCTACGGCGACCTCGCCGAGCGCGCCGGACGGCTCGCCGGCGGTCTCCGGGAACACGGGGTGGGCGCCGGGGACCACGTCGTCCTGCACATGACGAACCGGCTCGAGTTCGTCGTCGGCCTCTTCGCGATCAGCCACCTGGGCGCGATCGCGACCCCGACGATCGCCTCCTACGCCGTCGACGAGCTGCACTACGTGCTCGACCACGCCGAGGTGAAGGTCGTGATCTGCGACCCGGACCGTCGTGGCACCGCCACCGAGGCGGCGGCGCTGTGCTCGGCGACCCCACCGGTCGTGGTCGGCACCGACGAGCTGGAGTCGTGGCTCACCGCGCAACCACCGCCCGCCGCCGACGTCGCCGCCTCGGACACCGCGGTGCTCATGTACTCGTCCGGCACGACCGCGCGTCCGAAAGGCGTGGTGCTCAGCCAGCAGGCGCTGGTCCTGTCCGGCGAGATGAACGCGCAGCACCAGCGGTTGCGGCCCGAGGACCGCAGCCTCTGCGTCCTTCCGCTCTTCCACATCAACGCCCTCACGATCTCGCTGCTCAACACGATGGCCACCGGCAGCGTCCTCGTCGTCACCGAGGTGTTCGACGCGGCGCGCTACTGGAGCCAGGTCCGCACCTACGGGATCACCGTCGGGAGCCTGGTCGCCAACCCGATCCGGCAGCTCATGCAGCTGCCCGAGCGAGCACCGGACGCGCGGCACTCCCTCCGCATGATGATCTTCGGTATGGCGCTCTCGGACACCGAGATCAGCGAGTTCGAACGCCGGTACGACGTGCCGCTGATCAACATCTGGGGCATGACGGAGAACGGGACGATCGGCACGCGGTGCCCGCCGTACCTGCCGCGGAACCCGACGTCGGTCGGCCTGCCGATGCCCGGCATCGACCTCGGGATCTTCGACGCCGAGGACCGGGAGCTCGGCCCGAACATCCCGGGCGAGGCCAGGTACGTCGGGAGCCCCCGCCTCGACGGCTACTACAGGAACGACGAGATCACCCGGGCCACCAACCGGGACGGGCGCTTCTGCACCGGTGACACGATGAGCGTCGACGAGCTCGGCTACTTCTCCTTCCTCGACCGGTCGAAGGACGTCATCAAGGTCAAGGCCGAGAACGTGGCGTCGGCCGAGGTGGAACGGGTCCTCGCGACCCATCCGGCGGTCGCGGACGCCGCGGTCGTGGGCGCCCCGGACGCCTGGCGCGACGAGCGGATCGTGGCCTTCCTCCAGCCGGTACCGGGCCTGTCGATCGACGCGGAGGAGGTACGGGAGCACTGCCTGCGCCACCTCGCCCGGTTCAAGGTTCCGCACGAGATCCATGTCGTCGACGAGTTCCCACGCACGTCGATCGGCAAGATCCGCAAGAACGAGCTCCGGGACAAGGCGCGCGGGAACACCTGAGTCACGGAGCGGCGTATCCGCCGTCCACCACGAGTGCCGATCCGGTCGTCCATCGGGAGTCCGGTCCGGCGAGGTACGAGAACGCTCCGACGAGGTCCTGCGGTGTGCCGACGCCGAGCGGGTGCCGGGCGGTCAGCCCGGGCCGGGCGGCGTCGGGGATGTCCGCGCTCATGGCGGACTCGAACATCCCGGGACAGACGCAGTTGACCCGGATCCGCTCCGTGGCGTACTCGACCGCCGCCACCTTGGTCAGCTGGACCACGGCCGCCTTCGCCGCGCAGTACGGCGCCGCGTACGGCCAGGCCGTCAGTCCGGCCACCGACGCGGTGTTGATGATCGAACCGCCGCCGTCCTGACCGCGCATCACGCGCACCGCCGAGGTCGTTCCGTGGACGGCCCCCAGGAACGTGACCTCGAGCTGCCGGCTCCACTCCTCCGGTGCCAGGTTGTGGATGCGGCCGTTGGACGAGAGCACCGCCGCATTGTTGATCATGACATCGAGGCGGCCGAACCGGTCGACCGCGCCGGAGACCGCGGCATCGACCGCCTCCGGGTCGGCGACATCGGCCACCCGGGTGACGGTCCGGCCACCGACGTGCTCGAGCGTCGCCGCGGTCCGTTCGAGCCGCTCGGCCGACAGGTCGCAGAGGACCAGATCGGTGGGCGCCTCCCCCGCCAGGCGCTGCGCCACCGCCGTGCCGAGCGCACCGGCCGCCCCGGTGATCACCACGACGCGCGGGCGGCCGTCCAGGGCGGCCTTGCTGCTGGTCGGCATACCTGACTCCCCTCGGGAGGACGGGACGTGGCCCTTCACGCCGCTGTCCCTTCTCCGGAGTTTCTTGTACCGTTCGTTCTGCAAAACTAGCGTCCGTGGGCGCCCCGGTCGAGGTGATGGTGTGGGACGCGACGAGGAGGCGATGGTGCCGGACCCGATCGACGCCACGGAACCGTCGCGCGCGGGTCACGGCTCGCTGCTGCTCGACGGCGCCTCGGCCGGAACCCCGGTGGGTGGCACCGTGTGCGCCCACGCCGTCGTGGCACTGCTCGATCTCCTCGACGAGGAGCGGGTGACGGGCCCGGACGACCTCACCGCGCTCCTGGACGGTGCGGGCGTCGACCGCGAGACGCGGGACGCGATCGAACGCCGGGTGCAGCGGCTCCAGGCCCACCTCAGCCGCGCCGGCCGCCGTCGCGACGAACTTGCGGCCCTGTTCGCGTGCAGCCGGGAGCTCGCCGAGCAGCGCGACGTCGAGGCGCTGCTCCGGAGCCTCGTGCACCGGGCGAACGACCTGCTCGGAGCAGACCTGACCTGGCTCGCGGAGTTCGACCCCGCGACCGGCGAGCTGGAGGTGCGGACGGCGTGCGGAGCGGTCTCCGCGCAGCTGGAAGGCGTCCGGGTACCGGCCGGGGAAGGCATGGCCGGTTTCGTCGCCACCCGGCGCAGACCGCACTGCTCCACCCGCTACCACGTCGATCCCGGCTTCACCCACGACCTGGGTGCCGACTCTGCGCTCCTGGCGGAAGGCGTCGTGTCCGCACTCGCGGTACCTCTCGTCGCCGGGGACGACGTCATCGGGACGCTGTTCGTCGCCACCCGGACCGAGACGCAGTTCCACCCGGACCAGATCGGGTTGCTGACCGCGTTCGCCGACCACGGCGCGGTCATCCTCCAGGGCGCGCGCCTGCTGGAACAGGCACGCACGCTCGCCGAGGCCGCCGACGACAGCCGCGACCGCCTGGCGCAGCACGTCGACGAGATGGAGCGGGCGCACCACGACCACGCCGAGCTGACCGAGTGCGTCCTGCGGGGCGAGAGCACGATCCGGGTCGCGGTCACCCTCGCCCGCGCGATGCAGCGCGAGGTCATCGTCCTCGACGAGTTCGGAGCGCCGATCGCGCAGTCGTCCGATCGACTCCCCGTGGACGGCTGCTGGCGCCACCCGGACGTCGCCGGGGCGATCGCCGAGAGCCGCCGGACGGCACGCTTCGTGTCCACCTCCTGCCCGGGAGTCGCGGGGGTGGTGGCCGTCGTCGCCGGGCCGGCGTCGCTGGGCGCGCTCCTGGTGGCACGCAGCGCCACGAGGCCGTCCGCCCGCGAGCAGAAGACGTTGGAGGACGCGGCACGGATCGTCGCGCTGCTCCGGCTCAAGCAGGACGCGCTGGCGGACGCCGAGGACCGCGTGCGCGGGGAGCTGCTGGGTGACCTCGTCGAACCCGGATCCCGGACCACCGACGAGATGCGGGCGCGCGCCCGCGGACTCGACCTCGACGCGCTGAGGCGGATCTTCGTCCTGTCCGTGGGCGACCACCGGCGGGACGCCGTGCGCGCGCTCGCGCGCATGACACCGCGGCCGGTGTTGTCGGCCGAGCACGCCGGCGTCGTCGTCGCCATCTTCGCCGAGTCGCGCTCGGTGGACGCCGATCGTGTCCGCAACCAGGTGCGCCCGCGCATCGGGAGCCCGACCCTGGTCGTCGAAGGGCCCTCCCTGTCGTCCTGCGACGACGTCCCGGGGAGCTACCGGGAAGCGCGACGCTGCCTGTCGCTGCTGCCTGCACTCGGCATCCGCGACCGGGCGGTGACCACGGCGCCCTACAGCCTGTACCTGCGCCTGTTCGAGCCGGAGGCCCGGGACATCGACGACTTCGTGAGGGCGGTGATCGGGCCGGTCCTCGACAGCGACGCCGAGCGCGGGACCGACCTTCTGAACACGGTGAGCGCGTTCGCCGAGTGCAACGCCAGCACCGCACGGGCCGCGCGAGCGCTGCACCTGCACCCCAACACGGTGGTGCAGCGGCTGGACCGCATCACCAAGCTGCTGGGGTCCCGCTGGCGCGAACCGGACGAATTCTTCCGCATCCAGGTGGCCGTTCGGCTCCACGCCCTGCGCCGGCACGCGACCACCTGCTGACTCCGGGCGACCTCACGCGGGAGCGGCGGCGCCCGAGAGATCCGGCGTGAAATCCAGTTCCGGATGCTCACTCCGGAACCGTCCAACCTGAGCCTCGATCCCCGACGGATCGAAATCGGCGCTCGCGAACCCACGGAACAGCGTGCCGCAGTACTCGGCCGCGAGATGGGCGACCGGCCACTTCTCGTCGCCCGGACGCGCCCATTGGTAGGTGTGGTTGTGCAGGTTGAGGAACTGCAACATCCCGAGCTGCAGGTCCATCGGCCGGAACTGGCCTTCACCGACCGCGGCCGCGAGCAGATCGATCACGATCGCCTCGAACTCGTGACGTTGCGCCACGACCACCTCACGATTCCTCGCCGACAGCTGCCGGTAGTCGTGCTCGTACACCCAGATGTGGTCGAGACGCTGGAAGATGATGTCGAGCAGCACCTCCGACAGCAGGCGGAGCCGCACCGCCGGCGACGCCGGCGCCTCGACGATCCGCCGCGCGACGGCAAGAAGCGGCCCGAGCACGGCAGCCTGGATCTCGACGAGCAGGTTCTCCTTGGAGCCGATGTAGTAGTACAGGGCTCCGCGCGCGAGACCGACCGCCCGGCAGATGTCGGTGATGCCGGTGGCCGCGTACCCGCGACGCGCGAACAGGGACGCCGATATGGAGATGATCTCCTGACGGCGCGGCTCGAATCCGCTTCCGTGACCCGGTGGCCGGGGCATTGCTCCCTCCCGGCTCGTCGAGTGGACGTCGCTCCCGCGGATCGAGTTTACGCACGACGGGCGACGCCACGGGCACCGCGTGTCCGCCGTGGGCGGCGGGGCGGCACGCCGACGCCGGGCCCTCACGAGATCCCGTCGTTCATCACCGCTCCGGATTCACCGATCGAGCAGCTGATCCACCTCGCCCTCGGTGAAACCGCAGTCCGCCAGCACGTCACGGGTGGCCGAACCGACGGGACGGGTGTCACCCGGCTCGTCGACGGGTGAGGACCGGAAGCGCGGCGCCGGCATCGGATGGATGCTGTCACCCGCGACGTGGAAGGTGCGGCGACACACGTTGTGCGGGTGAACCGCCGCCTCACGCATCGACAGGACCGGTGTCACGCACGCCTGCGAGCCGGCGAAGTGGGTCTCCCAGTCCGCACGTGACCTGGTCAGGAAGATCGCTTCCAGCCGGGCCGCGATCCGCGGCCACCGGGCGCGCTCCTCGCGCCTGTCGAAGTCCGGGTCGGAATCCGTGCCGAGCAGACGGCGGAACTCGGCCCAGAACTGCGGTTCCACGCAGCCCACCGCGACGTGCGCGCCGTCCGCACAGCGGTAGGTGCGGTACCAGGGGGCGCCGCCGTCGAGGAGGTTGGACGCGCGCTCGTCCTGCCAGACGCCCTCGTTCAGCAGGCCCAGCGTCATGGCGTTGAGCAGCGCTGCGCCGTCGACCATCGCGCAGTCGATCACGTCGCCGCACCCGGTGCGACGGGCCTGAAGGATACCGCTGAGCACACCCAGAGCGAGCAGCATCCCGCCGCCACCGAAGTCACCCACGAGGTTGAGTGGCGGTACCGGCCCGCTGTCGGCGGTGCCGATCGTGTGCAGCACCCCGGACAGGGCGATGTAGTTGATGTCGTGTCCGGGCGTCCGGGCTTCGGGACCGCTGTTGCCGAAGCCGGTCATCCGCCCGTGGACCAGCGCCGGATCGGACGTCCTCAGGTCCGCCGGGCCCAGGCCGAGGCGCTCGACGACGCCGGGCCGGAAGCCCTCGACGACGGCGTCGCAGGTTGCGGCGATCCTGCGCGCCGCATCGCGTCCGGCCGGGGACTTCAGGTCGAGCACGACCGACCTGCGACCCCGATGGAGCACGGTGTGGACCTTCTGCTCGGGCCGGTCGACACGGATGACGTCGGCCCCCAGATCCGACAGGAGCATCCCGCAGAAGGGGGTCGGCCCGATACCACCGAGTTCGAGAATCCGTGTCCCGGTCAGGGGGCCGTGTGATCGGGTCATCAGAGGAAAACACTCCGTCTCGCGTTCACGGGCGCCGGGTGACGGCCGCCGCAGGAATCCTGATATCATCTACACAAGTCAATGATCGTTAACTTTGGTGTGCCGAAGCAGGCGCTCGCCGAGTCGGCGGGTGGAGGTTCCGATGACGACAGCTCCGCAGGTGAGAGATCTGACGGACAGGGAGCTCGAAATCCTGTCGGTGACTGCGAACCTGTTCCGCCACCGTGGGTACGCGGGAGTCGGAATCGACGACATCGGTGAGGCACTCGGTGTCACCGGACCGGCACTCTACCGCTACTTCCCCACCAAGCAGTCGTTGCTCGGGGCCATCGTCGAGGACTTCGTCCACTCGGTCGAGAAGGAACGTGGGATACAGGCCGCCAGGGTGGGGACCGAGCACGGCGCACATGTGGTCGAGGCCGCCTTGACCGTCGGGTTCGCGAAGGCGGACGCCCTCCTCGTCTATCTCCGTCAGTTGCGCCGGCTCGACGAACCGATGCGCACCGAGATGCGGGTACGGGCCCGGAGGCTCGAGGAGGGCTGGGACGCGACGCTCTCCCGCCGAGGTGGCGATCACGCACGATCCGATCACGGGGTGCGGACACACGCGATCGGTGGCGCGATCGCCCATCTGTCGCTCACTAAGCACCTCACATCGACC
It contains:
- a CDS encoding helix-turn-helix domain-containing protein: MGRDEEAMVPDPIDATEPSRAGHGSLLLDGASAGTPVGGTVCAHAVVALLDLLDEERVTGPDDLTALLDGAGVDRETRDAIERRVQRLQAHLSRAGRRRDELAALFACSRELAEQRDVEALLRSLVHRANDLLGADLTWLAEFDPATGELEVRTACGAVSAQLEGVRVPAGEGMAGFVATRRRPHCSTRYHVDPGFTHDLGADSALLAEGVVSALAVPLVAGDDVIGTLFVATRTETQFHPDQIGLLTAFADHGAVILQGARLLEQARTLAEAADDSRDRLAQHVDEMERAHHDHAELTECVLRGESTIRVAVTLARAMQREVIVLDEFGAPIAQSSDRLPVDGCWRHPDVAGAIAESRRTARFVSTSCPGVAGVVAVVAGPASLGALLVARSATRPSAREQKTLEDAARIVALLRLKQDALADAEDRVRGELLGDLVEPGSRTTDEMRARARGLDLDALRRIFVLSVGDHRRDAVRALARMTPRPVLSAEHAGVVVAIFAESRSVDADRVRNQVRPRIGSPTLVVEGPSLSSCDDVPGSYREARRCLSLLPALGIRDRAVTTAPYSLYLRLFEPEARDIDDFVRAVIGPVLDSDAERGTDLLNTVSAFAECNASTARAARALHLHPNTVVQRLDRITKLLGSRWREPDEFFRIQVAVRLHALRRHATTC
- a CDS encoding SDR family NAD(P)-dependent oxidoreductase; protein product: MPTSSKAALDGRPRVVVITGAAGALGTAVAQRLAGEAPTDLVLCDLSAERLERTAATLEHVGGRTVTRVADVADPEAVDAAVSGAVDRFGRLDVMINNAAVLSSNGRIHNLAPEEWSRQLEVTFLGAVHGTTSAVRVMRGQDGGGSIINTASVAGLTAWPYAAPYCAAKAAVVQLTKVAAVEYATERIRVNCVCPGMFESAMSADIPDAARPGLTARHPLGVGTPQDLVGAFSYLAGPDSRWTTGSALVVDGGYAAP
- a CDS encoding class I adenylate-forming enzyme family protein encodes the protein MLATGNLTLNHLLAHRAETDGDRIGLIWESADGRWAEMSYGDLAERAGRLAGGLREHGVGAGDHVVLHMTNRLEFVVGLFAISHLGAIATPTIASYAVDELHYVLDHAEVKVVICDPDRRGTATEAAALCSATPPVVVGTDELESWLTAQPPPAADVAASDTAVLMYSSGTTARPKGVVLSQQALVLSGEMNAQHQRLRPEDRSLCVLPLFHINALTISLLNTMATGSVLVVTEVFDAARYWSQVRTYGITVGSLVANPIRQLMQLPERAPDARHSLRMMIFGMALSDTEISEFERRYDVPLINIWGMTENGTIGTRCPPYLPRNPTSVGLPMPGIDLGIFDAEDRELGPNIPGEARYVGSPRLDGYYRNDEITRATNRDGRFCTGDTMSVDELGYFSFLDRSKDVIKVKAENVASAEVERVLATHPAVADAAVVGAPDAWRDERIVAFLQPVPGLSIDAEEVREHCLRHLARFKVPHEIHVVDEFPRTSIGKIRKNELRDKARGNT
- a CDS encoding CaiB/BaiF CoA-transferase family protein, encoding MTRSHGPLTGTRILELGGIGPTPFCGMLLSDLGADVIRVDRPEQKVHTVLHRGRRSVVLDLKSPAGRDAARRIAATCDAVVEGFRPGVVERLGLGPADLRTSDPALVHGRMTGFGNSGPEARTPGHDINYIALSGVLHTIGTADSGPVPPLNLVGDFGGGGMLLALGVLSGILQARRTGCGDVIDCAMVDGAALLNAMTLGLLNEGVWQDERASNLLDGGAPWYRTYRCADGAHVAVGCVEPQFWAEFRRLLGTDSDPDFDRREERARWPRIAARLEAIFLTRSRADWETHFAGSQACVTPVLSMREAAVHPHNVCRRTFHVAGDSIHPMPAPRFRSSPVDEPGDTRPVGSATRDVLADCGFTEGEVDQLLDR
- a CDS encoding hydantoinase B/oxoprolinase family protein — its product is MTDNGETRIRDLSDAEFHARYSCDRYTATVLSNRMRYIVEHMCTNLLHHAFSGILRDWYDFAATISGPKSTNYSMSTVSNSLVLFSGAMEHAVRNAVEEFGIDKLRQGDVLMVNDPYRAGNHVNDICFIRPVFHDGEIVTFVALRAHQLDMGGVVPAGFSAVKKDVYENGLVIPPMLIYRDDEPIDHGFHLIFDNARYAALLLPDMITIYQNLLLGERLMRESIERYGVEAWLGGIRYSVDVPAESMAEAIAAIPDGVYTGGDLVDADGIDDTREYEIKVTITKIGSHMELDFSGTSEQARTSINCGMFDTLTAVGIALKYMLDPTTPFNSGVYRNVDVVVPPGTLIGATPPDGAVFIYWEASQPVLLSVFRALQAAVGEDAVAGDYGSLSIHNGHGVTEDGTPWVTVAQCGGEHGPWGATKHGDADSYNAIYLANNLDPATEAIESDLPIVVLRKEYVIDSAGIGYHRGGAAALRDSMFLTPANHTSSPVHTKRSSGTGVVGGGDGRPGAVWLLPAEHYDVAERKDLVPLEDPEVYRTSTPISGLLDPETKAPDPEKGEYFWFGTQPLWRTQPRDVFRYITNGGGGWGNPLEREPERVLRDVRDEYFSIEAAARDFGVVISGDPHTDPEGLVVDEEATRRRRADLLTRQA
- a CDS encoding TetR/AcrR family transcriptional regulator; protein product: MPRPPGHGSGFEPRRQEIISISASLFARRGYAATGITDICRAVGLARGALYYYIGSKENLLVEIQAAVLGPLLAVARRIVEAPASPAVRLRLLSEVLLDIIFQRLDHIWVYEHDYRQLSARNREVVVAQRHEFEAIVIDLLAAAVGEGQFRPMDLQLGMLQFLNLHNHTYQWARPGDEKWPVAHLAAEYCGTLFRGFASADFDPSGIEAQVGRFRSEHPELDFTPDLSGAAAPA